The Methanofollis sp. UBA420 genome contains a region encoding:
- a CDS encoding NAD(P)/FAD-dependent oxidoreductase: METYDLIVIGAGPAGLFAAARTGAGGGTVLLLEKKKMPGRKLLVSGSGQCNITHAGSVTEFFTRYGKHGQFLKPALRAFTNADLIAHVTGRGVPLTTEEGGKVFPTSRKAQDVLDLLLAECRDAGVTVRCGEPVVAVEKSGDGFSVRTAVGEYGSTFLLIATGGASYPATGSTGDGYAFAASLGHTIAGTAPALAPVTVRDYPFADLAGISLQGVTVSLFRDGKKIGDQRGDLLFTHEGLSGPAILDLSRFIEPGDTLVVPVLPEGMREEITAALAAGGGARVRSVLSRYPVPERLLKRLIDLSEVPPEATCAHLTKAARTRLLQHLTACTLTVDALGGYGVAMVTRGGVALDEVNQKTMGSKRVEGLYFAGEVLDIDGDCGGFNIQAAFSTAALAAEAVLKRLSEKTEG, translated from the coding sequence GTGGAAACATATGATCTGATCGTCATCGGGGCAGGGCCTGCCGGGCTTTTTGCCGCGGCCCGCACCGGTGCCGGAGGGGGGACTGTCCTCCTCCTTGAAAAGAAGAAGATGCCCGGGAGAAAACTGCTCGTCTCCGGGTCCGGACAGTGCAATATCACCCATGCGGGGAGCGTCACGGAGTTCTTCACCCGGTACGGGAAGCACGGCCAGTTTCTCAAACCGGCACTCCGGGCCTTCACGAACGCCGACCTCATCGCGCATGTCACCGGACGGGGCGTCCCCCTGACGACAGAAGAGGGGGGCAAGGTCTTCCCGACCTCGCGGAAGGCACAGGACGTCCTCGACCTCCTGCTCGCAGAGTGCCGGGACGCGGGCGTGACAGTGCGGTGCGGAGAACCGGTCGTTGCCGTCGAAAAAAGTGGGGACGGCTTTTCCGTCAGGACGGCGGTCGGCGAATATGGCTCGACCTTCCTCCTCATCGCGACAGGCGGCGCCTCGTACCCGGCCACAGGTTCGACAGGCGACGGGTATGCATTTGCCGCGTCCCTCGGCCACACGATCGCCGGCACAGCACCCGCGCTCGCACCGGTGACGGTGAGGGACTACCCCTTCGCGGACCTCGCCGGGATCTCCCTCCAGGGCGTGACCGTCTCCCTCTTCAGGGACGGCAAAAAGATCGGCGACCAGAGAGGCGACCTCCTCTTCACCCACGAAGGACTCTCAGGCCCGGCAATCCTCGACCTCTCCCGGTTCATCGAACCTGGCGACACTCTCGTGGTCCCGGTCCTCCCGGAAGGGATGCGGGAGGAGATCACGGCGGCGCTGGCCGCTGGCGGGGGTGCGAGGGTCAGGTCGGTGCTCTCCCGATACCCTGTCCCTGAACGCCTCCTCAAAAGGCTCATCGACCTCTCCGAGGTCCCGCCGGAGGCGACCTGCGCCCACCTCACGAAGGCGGCACGGACCCGCCTGCTCCAGCACCTCACCGCCTGCACCCTCACCGTCGACGCCCTCGGCGGATATGGCGTCGCCATGGTGACGCGGGGAGGGGTGGCCCTCGACGAGGTGAACCAGAAGACGATGGGATCGAAACGCGTCGAAGGCCTCTACTTTGCCGGCGAAGTCCTCGATATCGACGGCGACTGCGGCGGGTTCAACATCCAGGCGGCATTCTCCACCGCCGCCCTCGCCGCGGAGGCGGTCCTGAAAAGGCTTTCGGAGAAGACGGAAGGATAG
- a CDS encoding ABC transporter substrate-binding protein codes for MKQVYLLLCLLLALAVPAAALVPGDTDGDGVLKQDEFARMVLSFLTGGADALPLADVQDAAALYLKGEGAVAPASPPARVVVFNGETLETLRSLGIGPSSVVGIDKFSAQRPEFFPEYGNTTVVGSIWSPDYEKVVSLHPDAVFLYATTCKDACDEIQAKLAASNPEIRVYRFDCFRPENYVDEVRTLGTIFGRDAEAERFAAFYTGALDTISAETTDIPEAERTTVYLENWRDYKTGAAASGYEDKIVRAGGKNIFSSLAAEYPEVDPEAVIAADPNVVVKLIGAGSYISGGYQNTDPARVPEIHASLIERPGWTDLTAVKEKRVYLLHNDIFGGPENFIGIAYLAKWSYPDRFAGFDPAALHQTYLDEYQHLGTDLTGMQFVYPAI; via the coding sequence ATGAAGCAGGTGTATCTCCTCCTCTGCCTGCTCCTGGCCCTCGCCGTGCCGGCGGCCGCGCTCGTGCCCGGCGACACCGACGGCGACGGCGTTCTTAAGCAGGACGAGTTTGCACGTATGGTCCTCTCCTTCCTTACTGGCGGCGCCGACGCACTCCCTCTTGCTGACGTGCAGGACGCTGCCGCCCTCTATCTAAAGGGAGAGGGTGCCGTCGCCCCTGCCTCTCCCCCCGCACGCGTTGTCGTCTTCAACGGCGAGACCCTGGAGACACTGCGGTCCCTCGGCATCGGTCCGTCGAGCGTCGTCGGTATCGACAAGTTCTCCGCGCAGAGACCGGAGTTCTTCCCGGAGTACGGGAACACCACCGTCGTCGGGAGCATCTGGTCGCCTGACTACGAGAAGGTCGTATCCCTCCACCCTGACGCCGTCTTCCTGTACGCCACCACCTGCAAAGACGCCTGCGACGAGATCCAGGCAAAACTCGCGGCATCGAACCCGGAGATCAGGGTCTACAGGTTCGACTGCTTCAGGCCCGAGAACTATGTCGACGAGGTCAGAACCCTTGGCACCATCTTTGGCCGTGATGCAGAGGCAGAACGCTTTGCCGCCTTCTACACGGGGGCGCTCGACACCATCAGTGCAGAGACAACCGATATCCCTGAGGCGGAGCGGACGACGGTGTACCTGGAGAACTGGCGGGACTACAAGACCGGCGCCGCTGCCTCGGGATACGAGGACAAGATCGTCCGTGCCGGCGGGAAAAACATCTTCTCCTCTCTCGCCGCCGAGTACCCTGAGGTCGACCCCGAGGCAGTCATCGCCGCCGACCCCAACGTGGTCGTCAAACTCATCGGTGCAGGTTCCTACATCTCCGGCGGATACCAGAACACCGACCCTGCCAGAGTCCCGGAGATCCACGCCTCCCTCATCGAGAGGCCCGGATGGACCGACCTCACGGCGGTGAAGGAGAAGAGGGTCTACCTCCTCCACAACGACATCTTCGGAGGACCGGAGAACTTCATCGGGATCGCCTACCTTGCGAAATGGTCCTATCCTGACCGCTTCGCCGGGTTCGACCCCGCAGCCCTCCACCAGACCTATCTGGACGAATACCAGCACCTCGGGACCGACCTGACCGGGATGCAGTTCGTGTACCCGGCGATATGA
- a CDS encoding iron ABC transporter permease, which produces MGTETLLEGFAASRRRRALFHALMLVLLVLLAGVAITLGTADLSVADAYLAVLAGLFPGQFTAPPMAENIVWNYRLHRVLFAIVAGLGLAIAGTVMQGILRNPLASPFTLGISSAAATGAAVAIVLGAGLVDGEFLIIGNAFVFALLAAGIIYAMARYRGMGAESMILAGIALMYLFSAVTSLLQYLGTSEEVQEIVFWMFGSLGRTDWTSLGIVTLIVALCTPYLIWRAWDLNALAEGDDIAESLGVPVKRSMTIFMLIASLITAAIICFTGTIGFIGLVAPHITRMAIGTDHRYLLPASGLVGALLLLGADSLARTLLAPTILPVGIMTAFLGVPFFIFLFLRGRGA; this is translated from the coding sequence ATGGGGACCGAAACCCTGCTGGAGGGGTTCGCCGCCTCCCGGCGGAGGCGGGCCCTCTTCCATGCCCTCATGCTCGTCCTCCTCGTCCTCCTCGCAGGCGTGGCCATCACCCTTGGCACGGCCGACCTCTCGGTTGCTGACGCGTATCTGGCCGTTCTTGCCGGCCTCTTTCCCGGCCAGTTCACCGCACCTCCCATGGCGGAGAACATCGTCTGGAACTACCGTCTCCACCGCGTCCTCTTTGCAATCGTGGCGGGGCTCGGCCTCGCCATTGCGGGGACGGTGATGCAGGGCATACTCAGGAACCCCCTTGCAAGCCCCTTCACCCTCGGCATCTCCTCGGCGGCGGCGACCGGTGCCGCGGTCGCGATCGTCCTCGGTGCCGGCCTCGTCGACGGGGAGTTCCTCATCATCGGGAACGCTTTTGTCTTCGCCCTCCTTGCCGCCGGGATCATCTATGCAATGGCCCGATACAGGGGGATGGGGGCCGAGTCGATGATCCTTGCCGGCATCGCCCTGATGTACCTCTTCTCCGCCGTCACCTCTCTCCTCCAGTACCTTGGCACCTCAGAGGAGGTGCAGGAGATCGTCTTCTGGATGTTCGGGTCCCTTGGCCGGACAGACTGGACAAGTCTCGGCATCGTCACCCTCATCGTCGCCCTCTGCACGCCCTATCTCATCTGGCGGGCATGGGACCTCAACGCCCTTGCCGAAGGCGACGACATCGCGGAGAGCCTCGGCGTCCCGGTGAAGAGGTCGATGACTATCTTCATGCTCATCGCCTCCCTCATCACCGCCGCGATTATCTGTTTCACCGGGACCATCGGTTTCATCGGACTTGTGGCGCCCCATATCACCAGGATGGCCATCGGCACAGACCACCGCTACCTCCTCCCGGCTTCAGGTCTGGTCGGGGCCCTCCTCCTCCTCGGTGCGGACAGTCTCGCCCGGACCCTCCTTGCACCGACGATCCTCCCTGTCGGGATCATGACGGCATTCCTTGGCGTGCCCTTCTTCATCTTCCTCTTCCTCCGCGGGAGGGGGGCCTGA
- a CDS encoding ABC transporter ATP-binding protein — MVCLRVKDLAFSYRDRQVLSGITFDAEGSAVLGLVGPNGSGKTTLIKCIDGILKAEGSVDLDGEEVPALPRHEVARRIAYVPQGIANHSRATVYETVLMGRRPHISWRIRQEDEDEVVRALELLGIEDFAFREVGTLSGGERQRVMIARALAQGSPLLLLDEPTSALDLRNGMEVLEVVRRLALEEGRLVVMAIHDLSLAARFCTDLIILNRGEVHARGPPADVLTPEVIADVYGVEAAVETREGVPYIFPIRPKEGK; from the coding sequence ATGGTGTGCCTGCGTGTGAAGGACCTCGCGTTCTCGTACCGCGACCGGCAGGTCCTCTCCGGGATCACCTTTGACGCAGAGGGTTCCGCGGTCCTCGGCCTCGTCGGCCCGAACGGGTCTGGCAAGACGACACTGATCAAGTGCATCGACGGCATCCTCAAAGCGGAGGGTTCGGTGGACCTCGACGGCGAGGAGGTCCCGGCCCTGCCGCGGCACGAGGTGGCGAGGCGGATCGCTTATGTCCCGCAGGGCATTGCAAACCACTCACGTGCGACGGTCTATGAGACGGTTTTGATGGGCCGCCGCCCCCACATTTCGTGGCGGATACGACAGGAAGACGAGGATGAGGTGGTGCGGGCCCTGGAACTCCTCGGCATCGAAGACTTCGCCTTCAGGGAGGTCGGTACCCTCTCGGGCGGCGAGCGCCAGCGGGTGATGATCGCCCGCGCCCTTGCCCAGGGTTCCCCCCTCCTCCTCCTCGACGAACCGACGAGCGCCCTCGACCTCCGGAACGGGATGGAGGTGCTCGAAGTCGTGCGCCGTCTCGCCCTGGAGGAGGGCCGTCTCGTCGTCATGGCGATCCACGACCTCTCCCTTGCGGCGCGGTTCTGCACCGACCTTATCATCCTGAACAGGGGAGAGGTCCATGCGCGGGGGCCTCCTGCCGATGTCCTCACCCCGGAGGTGATCGCCGACGTCTACGGTGTCGAAGCGGCGGTCGAGACGCGTGAGGGCGTGCCGTACATCTTCCCGATACGGCCGAAAGAAGGGAAATAA